The following DNA comes from Henckelia pumila isolate YLH828 unplaced genomic scaffold, ASM3356847v2 CTG_461:::fragment_3, whole genome shotgun sequence.
GCCAATTCTCATTCGTATTGGTGTGTGcctttaattgtttgaatatGGCAACTCCATTGTTCTTCTAAATCTTTAGCATAGGAAATTTATGATTGAATACAATGAACTTCTTGGAAATATAGACTATGTTTCAATAGATACTGATATAGTCTTAGATTTGAAAAGGGGGGGCTGAAATCAAATAGTTAATGCGAGTAATACAATGTCAAAGGTGAATTAATAATACTTGAGATTTGAAATCAACTCAAATTAAACATACCCTCTAGCCTAAATGGCTAGATGTCAAACAGAAACAATGAATACCTATTTTTTATGTATAATTGATGATAAACCATCAAATTTTGGTGGTAGATTTGTAATGATGCGAGGTGAAGATTTGTGAGTGCACTCGAGTGACGGGATGTTATCGGACCAGATTAGACTGGCTTCGGATCcgactaaggtagtgtttggggaGAGCTTCTAGTAAGTATTTATCagattttttttcacaaaattttaaaattttatgaataaaaaGTTAAAAAGTGTTTATTAGAAACTCTCCTGAACCCTACCTAACTCAGCTTAACTCGGCTCTATATTCAGATAGTGGAATCATGTCCTGAATTGTGATATAGTGGAACCAATCATATAGTATATCGGATCGAAGTGGATTCTGTTTATCAAATTAAGAATATATTCCAGTCTGAAccgaaaatataattttactagattaaaacataatataatcattatttaatttttttcaaacaatAACTATATACATAAACATTGAACCGGATTAATTCGGACCAGCTTCGGATCGATTCTGTCTGATAAGCATCCTTCTGTGTGACTCATAGAGTTGATTAAAAACTGAATCGATGAACTGTAAGTTCAACTTAATGCAAAGCTTTCCtaaattgtaattttatttaaaaataaaaataaaaacaattgtAGATTTTAAGTTTTCGAGTCAAAATTTGTGCGAAATTCGAGAGGTATTAATTATTATCGATTCAGGCCCAACCCAATATACAGAACTTTACTGGGCTTCATTTATCGAAATGGGCTAGATCACGTCCAATAAAGTAGTGGATGGCCCATATTTGCTCAGAAATCAACCAATCACAATTAGGGTTGAgcattcggttaattcggtcaaaaaccgaaccgaattaatCGAAATCGAATTAATCGAATTATTTTTTGGCTAatcgaaccgaaccgaatttatgataaatatattataaattatatataaggcctaataaaaaaattcaaaatttaattatttataattcggttaaccgaattttattttaagaaacctaaaaccgaaccgaaataatcgatttaaccgaaattttcgaacacaaaAACCGAATTTTTGAATTAACTGAATCGAATTTTCAAATTGAGTCGGTTAATTCGATTTAACCGAAATTATAATGCACCCCTAATCACAACTCACAAGGTTCAATCGATGGGGGCCTGCTGCTGACAGAATCTTTCAAATCTTTACCATATTTGGTCTCATAGTTTTCAAGAATCTTCATCTTTTTTCGATTTAGTAATATAATATACAAGAAATATTTGAATAATCAGATGAAATTTAATAACATTGGTTTAGTTTTATATCCAAAATTCATTCGAACATGGGTTCATGAAAActagaggtgtcaaaacgggCCAGCGAGACGGACCGGCCCATAACCCGTCGCAACCCATCAttaggcggggcggggcggcccACCTTTTAGGTGGGTTGGAAAAACACCAatccaacccacctattttaggtggcGGGACGGGCAAACCCAGCGGGCCTACATGTAATTTGGTTGGTTTTGGCGGGCCAACCCGTAACCCACCACAACCCACCACTATGCagggcgggccggcccacctttAGGCGGGTTGGAAAATTGCCAACCCAACCCATCTATTTTATATGGCTgggcgggccaacccgacggaccaagcccattttgacacctctaagGGTGCTTACAACGGTGGCTTTTTCCCAACTTCTAATTTGGGAAAAAAGCTGAACCTGCAGGCTGCTGCGTTGCAGCCTGCAGGTTCATGGGAAGAACCTGTAGCTGGCTTCCGAAAAATGGAGCCAACTATTACATttctttaatattaaaaaataataataataattttttaataatatgtaTTTAATAATATGTATTTGATAATATGTGTAGAAATGATTGGTGGGACCAGtaaaaaagttattttttgaGTTTAGGATTGTGGAGAAAagttataaaaattttgttttgagatgataaatatatttaatgatAGGCCCACGATGAAGTTGGGTTTTTAGGTTTAGGACCGCGAGTACCCTAATGAAAACATATTTAACATTCacataatcaaattaaatttgaacTATTAGGTACACTCTTACAATAACATCTCATCAGTTCAAATTATCGAAATGATATTATGAAATGAATTTATCGTATTATATCGGTATCACATCcacccaaaataaaaaaaaggacACGATATAGGACCCACAAAAGATTTGTCTAGATCCCCCATATCTCTTCTCCTCTCATTTCTCTTCCTCAAATCTcctctttttcctttctttctttctttcttcttcttcttcatcttcttcttattattattattattattattattattattattataatatgaaATCAACACATGAAAACTGTTATTGACATTAGAGTATAGTGATGAAACCTGCCATTCTTTTTGACACCAATGCTTTGGACTTTTTGGCACCGTGCTAATGATGCATTGCAACAGATATTACGTGTGAACTGATACGATATCTGATCAAACAACTTTTAAAAGTTACATAGCACACTAtgatatgaatatttttatttatatatgaaaATGCAAGCATACGTACATATATTTCAAGATATTATACAAATATAGTGACATCAATTACTTCTTTATTTACTTATTATTTATAACTCATTTAATGTTAAAGATCTCATATTTGAAATAAGATCTACGATTTGATTTCCATTTGCAACAAATCATTTCCcgtctaaaaaaaatatgaatttcaCTATATTTGACATCAATTACTTCTTtatttacttattattattattattattatttttttgtgacgtggaaAACTGCAGCCGCTATTTTCGATGCGCACTGGATAAACcccgaactaacgcaatagcctgcaaactacgttagtcAAATAAACCACACTAACATAATCTATGTGATAGGCTAGTCCAAAAAAGTGTTCTTTATTTACTTATTATTTATAACTCATTTAATTGCTACTTTTCAGTTTGCATTATGTAAACTTTTGCACAAAGACAAatacaataaatttcaaaacaCGATAGTGAAGTAAaacaaacataaataaattattttatacttCGCATGGTGTGTGGGAAGTGGTGGAACCACATATATTGCCACCCGGGCTAAACAAatcttttttgaaatttttaatatattaattttcaataattttggattttttttaacgTGGAAACCCGCCGCCGCTATCTTTCGGTGCGCTATGGGTAAACCcccgaactaacgcaatagcctacaaactacgttagtcaggtaaaccacatTGGGCAAACCTGTGCGACAGActagtccaagaaggtgttggtaggggaatcgaactcctgacaTCTGGTCAAAAGTTCACCTACGccaccaacttggacacccctAGGGGATAATTTTGGATGAATTTGATATTAtcgattcaaaaaattaaaatattggaggacttaaattttaattcaagttaattgatatttttgatTCCGCCATTATCATGGTGGGTAGTGGGTTCCTTCGACTCTATATTTACAAGCGTTGCCTTAACTTACTCATCAATTCATACGTGTGCACATATTACCAACTCATTTTTCTTCTCttcctttaaaaaaaaggaaaaaaaaagaaaaaaaagaaagaagcgTGACCATGTTTTGTTTGGGCAGAGATTGTCGTTTTTTCTTTTCAGATTTCGAAGTTCATTTGGTGAATAATAAACGGTTAATTATAATTCAATCCCCAAacctaaacaaaaattaatgatCAATCCCTGTCAgaaaaaactttgtttaaactccctgggcccacatgttttgtttcggataaaattcggtacaaaacatgaaaaatatggtacaaatacatgatatttgagtatcaaatgtgttagatctagtataaatatatgattttctagaactaaaaaatattgatattaataacacatttatcttatttggaggaaaatcggtacaaaacattgaaaatatggtatccatatgtgatttttgagtacccaatgtgttagatctggtacaaatatatgatttttgaatactcaaacacatgttgcaagttcacattaataaagatgtttagattttatactcaaaattgtatttttgtactcgatcttgaataattagtgctcaaatatcttgtatttgtaccatattttcaatgttttgtacttaattttatcCGAGTAAAATAATGTGGGCACAGAGagtgcaaacaaattttttctgACAAGGGTCTGATTCTTAATTTGCTTTTGGATTTAGGGACTGAACACCAATTCACCCATAAATAAAAAGGGTTctcataaaaaaaaagtttaaaaaatctTATGCTGTATTTCGGATCACCAGTGGCCATTATTCCGTCGCTGCCAGTTCGAGATTCTCTATTCATGGTTTAGAATTTTTGTTAGTAATATTCtcatttaaaagaaaaaaaacacattCATCGATCTCGTCTTTGTTTGAACGGTTACTGTCGTCATTAGGTTTGACAAAAAATATCGAAATACTGTCATACCGTCTTtaccatatcgaaaaaaaatcgaaaatatcaaaaattttggtataccttAAATTTCGATACAATAtaagatttttgaattttcgatTTTTCGATATATCGGAAAAAAATCGATAtacacggtatcggtatgataccgtgtataccgatatgtttttttaaaaaataatataaaaaattgatATACATGGTAGCATAACGATATCGTACCAAATTTTGATATTCGGTACGATATCGATATGGATTTAtgtcataccaaaattttggtataccgacaAATTTCGGTAAGATATGCagtattcggtacggtatgcggtataccgtaccgaaccaCCCCTAGTCGTCACTAAAAATGTAGgtcatttattaaaatatttcctTGTCCGAGCAAaccatgtttttttaaaaagaaatttaaataaagaaaagaaaaatgagTTCATAATGTGTTTACACACGTCAATTGGTGAGTCGATTCAGACAATACCTTTTTTAAAATACTCAGCCACCAATGTAATTCTTAATAAATTCAGCTCAAGTGAAATTTAGTTTCATCTAATTTTCTCAtaattttctatttatattCATATATCTTTTATTTATCGTAAAATTTTGCTCAGagctccattttttttttttggcatttTATTTTGCCTTTTCCAGCTTTAATTTTGGCCGTGCATGCGATTGGAAATCCAAAGTATTTTACCAAGCAAAATATATAACTTGTCAAATCAATAACTTTCGATAAAAATAAGTAAAAAtctttatctaaaaaatatcCAAAGATTCTCCAACTATTCAAAAGTCACCTTATTTTAGTACCTCGAGTGCcaagattttgatatataacCGCAAATTAAGCAATCAAATGATAAAAGTAAAAGGTTCGTTCCAAAGTCCAAAAAAATCAGTCATAATAATGTAATAAACAATGACTTGTGATCTTAAGATAGTAGAGCGAATCCAATTATTATTTAGGCGATTCATTAATGTAAATGGGTATCGATCTTTAGTCAATTCAAATGTTAGTAGAAAGATCGAATTCTTTGTTAAATTCAACCATATTATCATTATTCATTAAATGCGAAAGCTAGCTCTTTAATTGTTCagcaataatatcatatatatataatcataactttttattttttgctaaaaataaaaatataaataaagcaCTGCTAACCATATGAATTTGAGGTCCGCGCCTTTAGAAAATAGTAAACGCGACTTTTACCAAAATCCCACGAAAAGATACAAAAAACCCTCTCGTGGAAAAATCGTATCAGCAACAAAGTGGATTTCAGAATCTCAGCCAATGCTTtttttattcattaaaaaaGTAGATTTCGCCAGATTTGATTTGGAGGACTCGTTTTCTCTCTtgcatattttaaagaaaaagacgcatgatatcataatataattttGATGCAGACGCCTTGGCCAATATGTGGGCATATTTCCACTACATACATTAACATTTCTCTATATCTTTTCTTTTCATTTATTTCCTCTATAATTAGCCGTAGGAACAGGTGTAAAAGTTGTCTCAACTTTGGAGTTGAAGAGATCCTACACTAAAAGTTCAAATCTTGGCCATTTCACCCATCTGGGCTGTCGATTTTTCTTCAAGAAATTGTATTTCCGAgcttttatagctgaaattcTCCATCTGGGCTGAAGATATTCCGCCGAATTTGTAATCTTGGGCCATTTTCCCCAACTGGGCAGCCGAGTTTTCTGGGAAACGATGGCAAATAATGGGGTGTTTTCGAGGTTAAAGAGAGTAGAGGGAACTGAAGGCTTGGAGAATTTGCCTTTGCCACCATGTTTTGATTCTCATGAAGTTCATGTTCTTGCTGTGGATGATAGTTTAGTTGACAGGAAAGTCATTGAGAGGCTCCTCAAAATCACTTCTTGCAAAGGTAAATCAGTACTGTTTTTCTTGAATTCGTGAAGATTTTGTAATGGAAACTGTTGAATTTTCTTAAATTTGGTGgaaaatgtttattttattttattttatttattattatttttgcagTGACGGCAGTGGACAGTGGGAGGAGGGCTTTGCAATATTTAGGCTTAGATGAAGAGGAAAACCCTGCTGAATTCGATGTtagtttagattttttttttttggtattatTATGTGTTTGATTTTGGATTGAGAATCTTTTTATGTTAATGAATTGGTGATTTTTGATTCAGGGATTGAAGGTTGATTTGATCATTACAGATTATTGTATGCCAGGAATGACTGGATACGAATTACTGAAGAAAATCAAGGTTAATTTCTGGACTTCtcaatgtttaatttttataatacacAAATAAAACTCTCTTGCGAATACGGATATATTTTGGGTTATACTGATATCGGACCGGATACaatccataaaaaatattatatgccatctaaaaatattaatagttGTTATGAAATTGAGATTATTTTCCATTTGAAGATTAAATTAGCTTAATTAATATTTGTAATTGGCATTTGAACAGGGTTCATCCACTTTTAGAGAAATACCAGTGGTGATTATGTCTTCTGAAAACGTATTGGCTCGGATCGATaggtaaaaataaataaagttcatggcttttaatatattatctcggATTTAATTGACAATAATTTGATGTGGaggggaaaaaaaaagaagggatttttttatgttaaaggAGTGGACTTTGTCTGCTAAATAATACATGTAGATTTGTAACCAGCTTCCCGAATCTCTAAATTCAATGAACCATTGATATAAAACAAGTTATTCTAATTTATTGcaacatataaaatttcatcATGTGGGAGACAATCTATAGTGTGTATAGTACAAAATTATAGCATTGGGTCCTATTGATTGATAAAGTTTGCAAGTCCATCAATTTGTGGGAACAACTTCTATTTGTTAAATGTGTAAAAAAATTCATGGTTGAATGTCTTTTATCAGCTAAAACTTGGAAATATATGGTTTTCGATTCTAATTACGTCCTTATTCGATATCAGATGTTTGGAAGAAGGAGCCGAAGATTTCATCGTAAAGCCCGTTAAATTATCCGACGTAGTACGTTTGAAGAGCTACATGTTAGGCGAGGGAGGGACTCAAAGACAAGAGAGATGCTTTAATAAGAGGAAATCATGTGAAAGTTCCGATTCGTCGTTCTCATCGcgatcatcatctccatctccATCTCCACCATCGTCACCATCCCAAGTCGATAACTCATCGAGTCCATCTCCTCCATCCACCTCCTCGCCATCTTCCCCGAGATCGTTCTCTTCGTTCCCATCAAGACAACCTACTCCTTGCTCTCCTACATCGCTGGTGTCTCCCACGAGACAGATTAAATTGAGGTTCAATGAGTGAAACAAAATATGTCAGTTAAACAATTTGACCTTACTCATGTATACAGTCGGTAGGTATGTTTGGAGATCCGTTTTACAAAATTGATTCGTGAAAAAGTCTCATGTGAATTTAACATGAATTTTGTGTATCGGGAAATCGTCACCATCGGGATGGGCCGAAACATATATGCCGATTGATTTTGTCATGAAATAATTGAGAATTACTAGTAATTGACTTTTccgaaagaattttttttttttttaataagaaaATGGTTGAGATATGGTTATAATGAAAGATTACGTGACAGATACATTGTATTTGGAATTGAATAAATGGGATTATAATTGATTTGATTCGGATACGGGGTTGTTATTTGATGTTATTTCTTGTCTGCTAAAGGAATATTGGCTTCGGTTTGAGCCCCACGTCTTATGTGTTTTGGTGGGATTATTGATGGAgccataattttatatttatttcttgTTTGGCAGGCATAACGGCAATgaataaaattcatttttatatattattttttgtaaatatatattttgaaaaatatttattgtaaatatatgtGTCGGCCCTTTAAGATATAATAGTATAATTAATCAATTACTAGACGAAAATTTTGGAACATTATTATTCTCATTATTTTGTCCACTGGCACAGTGACCAATCCAAGATGACCCTAAATCATTTATGGGTATCGCCCCCGAAGATTTTATGTTACGATAAGAGAAacaattttaatgtaaaatagaAGAAGTCACCTGTAAATTAAAGTTTGAATGTGTTAGAGTTAATGATGTAAAGAAGGCTATAACGTTATGTAATCCTTCAATGTGAAGCTAACCATTGTTATTTTAGAATAATGAATATTTAACTATTTTAGGTCTGATCCTGAATCGATTCaagtttaaaatatacagtaaaatatctctaaattaatattaaataaattaataatctcTTTAAACTATTTTTTTCCATTCTCGATTTGGACCAATTTATTAAATCGATAATTTCCAAAAATAAGATAATAAATGTTTGGAAGACACTTGTATAAATATATGGTCTCATCACtatcataaattaataatattttaaaattacaaattataGCTAGGTCAAGTTAGTAAAATGTGATTCTataattatttttcttcttcgaattcaaatcaaattctaaTTGAATTTTATCTCTAACTTTTCTAATTGCATTTAAAACTGCATTCTTGAACCGTGACAAAAATTGAGAAGATTTTTTTTCTTGACGAATATTtcttttcaattaattggttCCAAATATAATGTATCATCTTCAGCTGTAATTTCTTCTAAATTTTGCACTTGTGAACACATACATTTTCACATTGATAATATGGAAAcatttttttcaagaaaataatACGGAAACCAGTGTTTTCATAACCAGACCGGTGATCGGGCCGGTCTACCTAAAAAAAACGATCCAATCGGTCGGACCATTTTAACCGGACGATCGAACCGAAAAAccatttatattatataatataataaataatatattttgaattttaaaaactcaaaaatatacataaataggcaaaaaatatatattttccatagcttgaaagctaaataaatatgtaaatatattcaaaatatcaattatagttataaaatatttaaataatgaattatttaattttaaaaaatcaataaatattaaaataattttttaatgaagtacaattccaaataatcatgtatatatatataaaatattaaatttaaagttttaaaaataaaaaatttaaattttcaaaaattataaaaaatcgaAAAATCGGTTCAATTGGTTGAACCGGTTTCCCGATTCTTgaccggtccaaccggttcttgaccggttttgATCGGTTCTGACCGATTGGACCGGTTTTCCAGTTCTTGAAGGAGTTTCGAACCGGACCAACGACCGGTTTCTGGTTTCTGGTCGAACCAGCCGGTTCGGTCCGGTTCTTAAAACATTGACGAAAAATTCTAATGGTACATCGATTTAATTACTATATATTAATTAGATCGAAAATGCatcttcaaataaaaaattactaaTTTTTCGATTAGTTAATACATCTATAAATTAGTATAATTTCATGTTCCTACATTATTAATTTATAGAAGTTTTACTATAGTTATTTTTACGACCCAAAGATTGCATGCACCTTTCGACTACTCTCGGGGCGAGCCATACAAACCCATCCAAACTCGCTGTGATGAtttgaatatattatttattaatttcagctggaattcaaattttaaattcaagaaGAGTTAATTGTACTCTTTTATACCCTTATTGCTAACAAACATCATCAAAAAATGATACGCCAATATTTCATCCACTTTTTGATTCTCCATGACTCAtaaccaaaataataataataataataataataataataataataataataatagagctaatcaaaatttaaaaatattttatatataattttttttatatatgatcAAAGAAGACATATCAGtgttaacttttaaaaaaaaattatatcttgAGAATATTACTTAGAAAAGAAGAAGACACCATGCGTGAATAAGAGTTACGCGAAAAATGATTTCTGGtaacgtatttaaaaatacaagTTATTTTgtaccaaaattttaaaatactatTTTTTGCCACTTTCAAATATCAAAGTATTTTAATGTGTGTGTgcataataatttttttcaacaaaGAATTGAACAGTGTTTCTATATAGAGAATGACATTTTGTCTTTACAGATCTTTTTATAAAACAGAATTCATGCCGTGCGTAGTCGATAATTTTAAATCCGACAACAAATTTAATGAAATTTACTTTGTTAAAATTGTATAAGCATTAACTATATAGTAGCGAtttcttaactaagctaatcaactgtttaattatgtttaattgatCAAAATATGATTATGAGATTCTCATTTGGGTAATTAGAGTGAAAAATCCTATTCAAGACGATAAAAAATAGTCCAAAGTGGCCCAATTGTTGGACaattcagaagctccgaagagCAGTTCTGAAACTCCGAACAAGATCGGATGATAATGTAAAGATCAGAGGCATCGAGCAGTTCAAAAGTTCTGAACCACAGATCAGTGGATCCGAACTCTACAACGACAGCCAAGTATGGGCTTCTGATTGGTGATTTGACATGAGtaagttcgaaagctccgaaccccAACTTCGGAAGGTCGGAACTCTGTCGGCAGCTTGAGTTTTCCAATCACGGGAAACGTGTTTGGTGGcaagagatcggaagctccgatttgaGAGATCAAAAATTCCGAAGAGCagttggaagctccgaaccagg
Coding sequences within:
- the LOC140871638 gene encoding two-component response regulator ARR17 → MANNGVFSRLKRVEGTEGLENLPLPPCFDSHEVHVLAVDDSLVDRKVIERLLKITSCKVTAVDSGRRALQYLGLDEEENPAEFDGLKVDLIITDYCMPGMTGYELLKKIKGSSTFREIPVVIMSSENVLARIDRCLEEGAEDFIVKPVKLSDVVRLKSYMLGEGGTQRQERCFNKRKSCESSDSSFSSRSSSPSPSPPSSPSQVDNSSSPSPPSTSSPSSPRSFSSFPSRQPTPCSPTSLVSPTRQIKLRFNE